Proteins from a genomic interval of Lolium perenne isolate Kyuss_39 chromosome 1, Kyuss_2.0, whole genome shotgun sequence:
- the LOC127348224 gene encoding replication factor A protein 1 produces the protein MEEGHLKGTMEEQMSYNRKTLQELNDIIFSSSNQGRIFTVEAVIDEVNTRYSWYYISCSKDNCKKQLEKKNDHYYCSKCDRKAEAKPRYKVKLEISDPTASASCVLFDKEAQQLINEPAENMVVSSSNESNELPRPIQAICGKMIIFQFRLTDYNFESCRPDYTVSKIFLLDDKISSMKIENHDKRNSKKTSKCVVIKKEPKEDIEDVDICEDDDDEEEAFKVIRRSKRIERNQKHVVHLDEDEESGVQFNSQRSRKRRA, from the exons ATGGAGGAAGGGCATCTAAAAGGGACAATGGAAGAGCAAATGAGCTATAACAGAAAAACTTTACAAGAGTTAAATGATATTATATTTAGCTCATCAAATCAG GGAAGAATATTTACCGTGGAGGCAGTAATTGATGAAGTTAATACAAGATATAGCTGGTACTACATATCATGTAGCAAAGATAACTGCAAGAAGCAACTTGAAAAGAAAAATGATCACTATTACTGCAGCAAATGTGATAGGAAAGCTGAAGCCAAACCAAG ATATAAGGTGAAGCTTGAAATAAGTGATCCAACTGCATCTGCATCTTGCGTTCTTTTTGATAAAGAAGCTCAACAGTTAATCAATGAGCCGGCAGAAAACATGGTTGTGTCATCTTCCAATGAAAGTAATGAGCTTCCAAGACCAATCCAAGCGATCTGTGGGAAGATGATAATTTTTCAGTTCCGATTGACGGACTACAATTTTGAAAGCTGTAGACCAGACTACACAGTATCAAAAATATTTCTCTTGGATGACAAAATTTCATCTATGAAGATTGAGAATCATGATAAG AGAAACTCGAAGAAAACTTCCAAATGTGTTGTCATTAAAAAGGAGCCCAAAGAAGATATTGAAGATGTAGATATAtgcgaagatgatgatgatgaagaagaagcatTCAAAGTGATACGCAGGAGTAAAAGGATAGAAAGGAATCAGAAGCatgttgttcatcttgatgaagatgaagaatcgGGAGTCCAATTCAACAGCCAAAGGTCGAGAAAAAGACGAGCCTAG